DNA sequence from the Deltaproteobacteria bacterium genome:
TACCAGAATGCCGCTAAAGCCGCAACGTCCCCTATTTGGCGGCCTCGATGGGACACGTCTGATCGGCATTACCTCCTATGGACGGGCAACAGTAGAAACACTGCAAATGAACAACGAATACGCAGTCGAAGCCCGCCGTTTCTGGGTTTTTGTCGGATCGCATCCACCGCCCGATTAGCACTTATTGCTGTGAGACTTGCTTATTGCTCTACTGTGGTGGTTGTAACCCTCACCCTCCTTACCGTGCCACTCCCACCCCACTAACCGTGACGCTGAGACTTCCCTCTGTAGCAGGATCAGTCACCACTACCGTGCTCGTGTACGTCTGCGCTGCCGCGGGTGCGAACTGCACTTTCACCTTCGTGCTCTTGCCTGGCTTCAGGGTCACAGTGGTCGCAGAGCGGAGCGTAAAGGGAGCTGTTGTCGAGAGATTCACTGTCAGTGTGGTGGTCCCAAGATTCTTGAGCGTGAAGCTACGTTCACGTCCTTTGCCGGCTCTGACCGTGCCAAAATTTAATGTCGTGGTCGAGAGCTGCACTGGCGGCGGTGGCGGTGCGATGTAGGTAAAGGCATTAGTCAACGTAGCAGAGCAAATCGGCTCACCGGCACAGCCAGGATTGATGACGACTATGTTCGCGGTGCCTTCACTGCCACGCGGCGTGACTGCCGTGAGTGTTGTCGCGTTCACCACCGTGACATTGGTTGCGGGAGTGCCGCGGATTGCGACTGTGGCACCAGATACAAAGTTTTCCCCTCTCACTGTGACTACCGTCCCTCCTCCGGCCGAGCCCGAATGGGGACTGATACTCGTCACGCTGATCGGCTCTTGCCGCTCGAACTGCCAGACTCCGTCCCCTCCGATTCCCGCATAGAGCACCCGTGGATTGCTGGGGTCTATAGCCAGAGTCTGCACGTAGAGAGAGGTTAAACCTTCATTAAGGGTGCCCCACGTGTTTCCACCATCATTGCTCATCAACACGCCATCGGAGGTCCCTGCGTAGATAATCTGTGGGTTGAGCGGATCAATCACAAACGGTATGCGAGATGATATCTTTAGCCTGGTCCAGGTTATACCGCCATCAGTGCTCTTGGCAGAGTTTTCTCCGGTAACATACACGATCTCAGGGTGCAATGGATCAACACTTAACTGACAACCTAACGGTTGATCCTGCGCGACCATGTTCCAGGTCCGTCCGGCATCATGGCTTTTGATTGGATTATAACCAGAGCGGCCCTGTGCACTAGCGTACAAGATTTGCGGGTCGCTGGGCGCCACGACCAGACCACACACTGGTTGGTCCGTGTACACTACGGCCCACGTCTGACCGCCATCGGTCGTCTTGATAATGGCAACTCGTAGAATCGAACGCTGTGCACTATCGTCGTACCCGTCAGGAAGTTCAGAATTGGCAGCGTACAGCACACGTGCATTGGTCGGGTCCATGACAATGGCCGTAGCCGCCCAGAACGGTCGCCCGCCGAAGGTTTCCCATCGCTTTCCCCCGTCGGTGCTCCTCAGCCCTTCAACATATAGGAGATCTGGATTCGTCGGATCTACCACGAGCATAGCCTGATTTCCCCCGCGCGGCACAGCTAGTGATGGAGCGAAGTCAATAACTTCGCTCACGAACTGCCATCGTTGTGCTGTTACCGTTTTCTTGAACAGGAGATCTTCATAGCGAGCAGTTCCAGCCGTCGTCGCATAGAGGATCGGCGGATTGCTGAGTGAGGTCGTAACACTGGAGACCGTTGTGGCTACGAGCCCACTGTTGCTTTCCGTCCACGTATCTCCGCGATCTATACTTTTATAGACCCCGTCAGTGGTGGCGACCAGCAAAAGGTTGGTGTGCGCGGGTTGAATGGCAATATGTGACAGCAAGGTGCCAAAGTGACCTAACTGCTGTCCTGGCCGAGGAGTCCACGTGCCTCCACCGTCAGTAGTCTTGTACAAGCCAAAGTCGGATACCGCGTAGAGTATCTGTGCGTTGCTCGGGTCCACAGCGAAGCTGAGAACCGGGAACCCATTCAATACCGGGAGCCATGTTGCTCCACCGTCCGTGCTTTTCCACAGCCCAGGTGACTGGATGTCATCTGGGTCGACGCCAACATATGAAACCTTCGCATCGTGGGGATCGAGGGTGAAACTGCGGATAACGCGTGCGGTAAAGATTGGCTGCCAACTCGCCCCGCCGTTCACACTCTTTGACACACTGTTGGTCCCGATTGCGCCACCTCCTCCAGACCGATAAA
Encoded proteins:
- a CDS encoding choice-of-anchor D domain-containing protein, with translation MPASSCKLQRANSERCCLSKGYAESRRNFAGTPGRNRMALSTKTEGASSFIYKVAIGGGHPMTGRNLRHKNLYGLAAVLALLLVSTSARAGVNRWTPLGLGPEGGYTNNITFDPLQPQTVYAWTNGGIFRSTSAGAEWTRISRGLPLFAVLSFLIDPSHSQTLYACIGSGPACDTYKSTDGGENWSLFPIVLPGRTSAGLTAVDPNNSQVLYVNGFDRPRLEPFDFRTGNVLKSTDGGASWLPLDISAGAIVVDPRDSNIVYRSGGGGAIGTNSVSKSVNGGASWQPIFTARVIRSFTLDPHDAKVSYVGVDPDDIQSPGLWKSTDGGATWLPVLNGFPVLSFAVDPSNAQILYAVSDFGLYKTTDGGGTWTPRPGQQLGHFGTLLSHIAIQPAHTNLLLVATTDGVYKSIDRGDTWTESNSGLVATTVSSVTTSLSNPPILYATTAGTARYEDLLFKKTVTAQRWQFVSEVIDFAPSLAVPRGGNQAMLVVDPTNPDLLYVEGLRSTDGGKRWETFGGRPFWAATAIVMDPTNARVLYAANSELPDGYDDSAQRSILRVAIIKTTDGGQTWAVVYTDQPVCGLVVAPSDPQILYASAQGRSGYNPIKSHDAGRTWNMVAQDQPLGCQLSVDPLHPEIVYVTGENSAKSTDGGITWTRLKISSRIPFVIDPLNPQIIYAGTSDGVLMSNDGGNTWGTLNEGLTSLYVQTLAIDPSNPRVLYAGIGGDGVWQFERQEPISVTSISPHSGSAGGGTVVTVRGENFVSGATVAIRGTPATNVTVVNATTLTAVTPRGSEGTANIVVINPGCAGEPICSATLTNAFTYIAPPPPPVQLSTTTLNFGTVRAGKGRERSFTLKNLGTTTLTVNLSTTAPFTLRSATTVTLKPGKSTKVKVQFAPAAAQTYTSTVVVTDPATEGSLSVTVSGVGVAR